In the genome of Mugil cephalus isolate CIBA_MC_2020 chromosome 21, CIBA_Mcephalus_1.1, whole genome shotgun sequence, one region contains:
- the fbxo16 gene encoding F-box only protein 16, which yields MPLAPRSSASSAKMQTKRSAWTPLNNPLANSKVFEERRSLLAKWFDRWSDSQRRAVLQDFVLSCSVDQLRFLRLSVSRQLPLQAADFACLLPRALCLYLFSFLDPRSLCRCAQVSWHWKSIVELDQLWMPKCLRLSWCIRFSPTPFEQGVWKRHYIQTVQELRLSQVQVRSSETVSSSFIGLFSCSKIQYSGVVCLQTASFYQQQSAVPDGSAICIRHEEPSEAVLTREEGPAFTTQPLSSGSGKGLKKEKQAAAPPPWRDSDRHPKDTLRFNYLDNLDPIERTLREQANSRAPASRSHPSQPDDAKRRTLSEMNYKLRKAKSLMFLSSNCRPHPSLPPPPLHHHHDHHHTGSSWASHGQDHPFTKETAKRLLGLPRWNAGIRPRPVRTAVPRLSVEALRASQRSHRSTPSTPLFEVQPWTVCIEHTSEEVKNVALMRRIAELQQTSGGPDPKIHL from the exons ATGCCACTTGCGCCCAGGTCTTCTGCAAGCAGCGCCAAGATGCAGACTAAACGGAGTGCTTGGACTCCTCTGAACAACCCCCTGGCAAACAGCAAG GTGTTTGAAGAGAGACGGAGCCTTCTGGCAAAGTGG TTTGACAGGTGGTCTGACAGTCAGAGGAGGGCGGTGCTGCAGGACTTTGTGCTGAGCTGTTCGGTGGATCAGCTCAGGTTCCTGAGGCTCAGTGTGAGCAGACAGCTCCCCCTGCAGGCCGCAGACTTCGCCTGCCTCCTGCCCAGAGCCCTGTGCCTCTacctcttctccttcctggaCCCACGCAGCCTCTGTCGATGTGCCCAG GTCAGCTGGCACTGGAAGAGCATAGTGGAGCTGGACCAGCTGTGGATGCCAAAGTGTCTGAGGCTCAGCTGGTGCATCAGGTTCTCCCCTACACCGTTTGAGCAGGGCGTCTGGAAGAGACACTACATCCAGACTGTCCAGGAACTACGACTCAGCCAAGTTCAGGTCAGGAGCTCAGAGACAGTGAGCTCATCTTTTATTGGGTTGTTTTCGTGCTCTAAGATACAGTACTCAGGCGTTGTCTGTCTGCAGACTGCTTCCTTTTACCAGCAGCAGTCGGCGGTTCCAGATGGTTCAGCAATCTGTATTAGGCATGAAGAGCCATCAGAAGCAGTCCTGACCAGGGAGGAGGGTCCTGCGTTCACCACCCAGCCACTCAGCAGCGGTTCTGGCAAAGGactgaagaaggagaagcaaGCAGCAGCGCCGCCACCATGGAGAGACTCTGACAGACATCCTAAAGATACACTACGCTTCAACTACCTGGACAACCTGGACCCCATTGAACGGACACTGAGAGA GCAGGCAAATAGCAGAGCCCCCGCCTCCCGCAGTCACCCATCGCAGCCAGACGACGCGAAGAGGAGGACGCTGTCTGAGATGAATTACAAGCTGCGCAAGGCCAAATCGCTG ATGTTCCTCAGCTCCAACTGCAGACCCCACCcgtcccttcctcctcctcctctccatcatcatcatgatcatcatcacaCTGGTTCATCGTGGGCGTCTCACGGTCAGGACCACCCCTTCACCAAGGAGACAGCAAAGAGGCTGCTGGGCCTGCCCCGCTGGAATGCTGGGATCCGTCCGAGGCCGGTGAGGACGGCGGTGCCCCGGCTCAGCGTGGAGGCGCTCAGGGCGTCCCAGCGCTCACACAGGAGCACTCCCA GTACACCACTGTTTGAGGTTCAGCCCTGGACTGTCTGCATTGAACACACAAGCGAAGAAGTGAAGAATGTCGCCCTCATGCGGAGGATAGCGGAACTACAGCAAACATCAGGGGGACCTGATCCAAAGATTCACCTCTAA